A genomic window from Equus caballus isolate H_3958 breed thoroughbred chromosome 5, TB-T2T, whole genome shotgun sequence includes:
- the DEDD gene encoding death effector domain-containing protein, whose amino-acid sequence MAGLKRRASQVWPEEHGEQEHGLYSLHRMFDIVGTHLTHRDVRVLSFLFVDVIDDHERGLIRNGRDFLLALERQGRCDESNFRQVLQLLRIITRHDLLPYVTLKRRRAVCPDLVDKYLEETSIRYVTPRALSDPEPRPPQPPKTVPPHYPVVCCPTSGPQMCSKRPARGRATLGSQRKRRKSVTPDPKEKQTCDIRLRVRAEYCQHETALQGNVFSNKQDPLERQFERFNQANTILKSRDLGSIICDIKFSELTYLDAFWRDYINGSLLEALKGVFITDSLKQAVGHEAIKLLVNVDEEDYELGRQKLLRNLMLQALP is encoded by the exons ATGGCGGGCCTAAAGCGGCGGGCAAGCCAGGTGTGGCCAGAAGAGCATGGTGAGCAGGAGCATGGGCTATATAGCCTGCACCGCATGTTTGACATCGTGGGCACCCACCTGACACACAGAGATGTGCGcgttctttccttcctctttgttGATGTCATTGATGACCACGAGCGTGGCCTCATCCGAAATGGACGTGACTTCTTACTGGCACTGGAGCGCCAGGGCCGCTGTGATGAGAGTAACTTCCGCCAGGTGCTGCAGCTGCTGCGCATCATTACTCGCCATGACCTGCTGCCCTACGTCACCCTCAAGAGGAGACGGGCTG TGTGCCCTGATCTTGTAGACAAGTATCTGGAGGAGACATCAATTCGCTATGTGACCCCCAGAGCCCTCAGTGATCCAGAACCGAGGCCTCCCCAACCCCCTAAAACAG TGCCTCCCCACTATCCTGTGGTGTGCTGCCCCACTTCGGGCCCTCAGATGTGTAGCAAGCGGCCAGCTCGAGGGAGAGCCACACTTGGGAGCCAGCGAAAACGCCGGAAGTCAGTGACACCAGATCCCAAGGAAAAGCAGACATGTG ACATCAGACTGCGGGTTCGGGCTGAATACTGCCAGCACGAGACTGCTCTGCAGGGCAATGTCTTCTCTAACAAGCAGGACCCCCTTGAGCGCCAGTTTGAGCGCTTTAACCAGGCCAACACCATCCTCAAGTCCCGGGACCTGGGCTCCATCATCTGTGACATCAAGTTCTCTGAGCTCACCTACCTCGACGCATTCTGGCGCGACTACATCAATGGCTCATTACTAGAGGCACTTAAAGGTGTCTTCATCACAGACTCCCTCAAGCAGGCTGTGGGCCATGAAGCCATCAAGCTGCTGGTGAATGTGGACGAGGAGGACTATGAGCTGGGCCGACAGAAACTCCTGAGGAACTTGATGCTGCAAGCATTGCCCTGA